A section of the Agarivorans litoreus genome encodes:
- a CDS encoding polysaccharide biosynthesis/export family protein, protein MNRDGSLLARLCNTKHAWYLLIVVLMCGGFSAASQANDLEQSYRLGAGDRIQIVVYGESDLSMELLVTNSGKIDYPYLGRIPVTNLTAQQLRDNIEQGLRGDYLINPKVAVNIIGYRQIFINGEVEHPGGYAYQPGLTVEKAIALAGGFTERASKTNINITPGNGTNDLVKAALKHRIAPGDIIVVKASFF, encoded by the coding sequence ATGAATAGGGATGGTTCTCTCTTGGCTAGATTGTGTAACACCAAACACGCCTGGTATTTGCTAATAGTGGTGTTGATGTGCGGCGGATTTAGCGCTGCTTCTCAGGCCAATGACCTAGAGCAAAGCTACCGTTTAGGCGCAGGTGATCGCATCCAAATAGTGGTATACGGCGAGAGTGATTTGTCGATGGAGTTGCTAGTGACCAATAGCGGCAAAATCGACTATCCCTACTTGGGGCGTATTCCGGTTACTAACCTTACTGCCCAGCAACTTAGAGATAACATTGAGCAGGGTTTACGCGGTGATTATCTGATTAACCCTAAGGTAGCGGTAAACATTATTGGCTACCGACAAATCTTTATTAACGGTGAGGTAGAACACCCTGGTGGTTACGCTTACCAACCCGGTCTCACGGTTGAAAAGGCGATAGCTTTAGCGGGTGGCTTTACCGAGCGAGCGTCGAAAACAAATATCAATATTACTCCCGGAAATGGCACTAATGACTTAGTGAAAGCAGCGTTAAAGCACCGCATCGCTCCGGGAGACATTATTGTGGTTAAGGCCAGTTTCTTTTAA
- a CDS encoding GumC family protein: protein MTTTVNNAALIRNGNNADDEFINIMQYLSILKSRWLMILGFTFISVLLAILLVFAIKPTYQATAVLLIEAEQRKAVSIDDVIGIDTSKQEYYLTQFELLKSRSIAQRVIDEFQLYDNPEFNGANDGKGFNAAGLKSLLRSVPLIQSFMPVEELPDLEQQQEIARQKVMKTFQRNLHINPVKKTQLVNISFDSRDPKLAAQIANAVGETYINSNRESRIIANQEATNWLADRIGVLKAAVMESQGRLSDFLQREQLVDVSGIDSLASSELGNLSRRLADAQDRRTASESIYYLLQDNKNTAISELSSVTAISNHPQLRDVRLAQIEAERLVSELSKRYGPKHDKMIRAQAQLASVKERSEVLLRVLASGVEKELRSARAQENAIRTEMENKKAEFQDIALKRATYDALKREVDSNQNLYDLFVTRQKETTATSDFQAAVARFADRAVTPLFPAKPKKGIIIVLAAAFGLALAIVLALVSQSLNNTIESASGIEDKLRLTPLGVIPLVKRSRFNKDNLPLEQFFDEKQLNFSEAVRSIRTSVMLNMMNQQRKLLSVTSSVPNEGKTTTALNLAIAMASMEKTLLIDGDLRKPSLGERFNLNRAHPGLSNLLVMDAELDDCVVHHERSGLDLLPAGMQTANPQELLAGSKFKALIEELSEHYDKIIIDTPPIAAVSDALIIGQITKSSIVVVNAGRTKVNQIEHTLQQMINHKVVVDGVILNRVNAKNETRYGYYREYGVSA from the coding sequence ATGACAACAACAGTGAATAATGCAGCTCTAATACGCAACGGCAATAATGCAGATGATGAGTTTATTAACATCATGCAATATTTGTCGATTTTGAAGTCGCGTTGGCTGATGATTTTGGGTTTTACATTTATCAGTGTTTTGCTGGCCATATTGCTGGTTTTTGCGATTAAGCCAACCTATCAGGCAACTGCGGTATTACTGATTGAAGCTGAGCAGCGTAAAGCGGTGTCGATTGATGATGTGATTGGCATCGACACCTCGAAGCAGGAGTATTACCTCACGCAGTTCGAGTTACTTAAATCGCGAAGCATTGCTCAACGAGTGATTGACGAATTTCAGCTCTATGACAACCCTGAGTTTAACGGCGCAAACGATGGTAAGGGCTTTAATGCCGCTGGCCTTAAAAGTTTGCTGCGCTCGGTGCCTCTTATACAAAGCTTTATGCCCGTAGAAGAGCTTCCAGATTTAGAGCAGCAGCAAGAAATTGCGCGCCAAAAAGTAATGAAAACCTTTCAGCGTAATCTACACATTAATCCGGTTAAAAAGACCCAGTTAGTAAATATTAGTTTTGACTCTAGGGATCCTAAACTAGCGGCCCAAATTGCCAATGCGGTAGGAGAAACTTACATCAACTCTAACCGTGAAAGTCGTATTATTGCTAACCAAGAAGCCACCAATTGGTTAGCTGATAGAATCGGTGTATTAAAGGCTGCGGTAATGGAGTCACAAGGACGCTTAAGCGACTTCTTGCAGCGTGAACAACTTGTTGATGTAAGCGGTATCGATAGTTTGGCGAGCTCTGAGCTTGGCAATTTAAGCCGCCGTTTAGCTGATGCGCAAGATCGCCGCACAGCTTCTGAGTCTATTTACTACTTACTGCAAGACAATAAAAATACCGCTATCTCAGAGCTATCTTCGGTAACGGCAATCTCTAACCACCCGCAACTACGTGATGTGCGTTTAGCACAAATTGAAGCAGAGCGATTGGTTTCTGAGCTTAGCAAACGCTATGGGCCTAAACACGACAAGATGATCCGTGCTCAAGCTCAGTTGGCTTCGGTGAAAGAGCGCTCCGAAGTACTGCTTAGAGTGCTCGCTTCAGGTGTTGAAAAAGAGTTGCGTAGCGCTCGTGCTCAAGAAAACGCGATCCGCACCGAGATGGAAAACAAAAAGGCTGAGTTTCAAGATATTGCACTTAAGCGGGCAACTTATGATGCCTTGAAGCGTGAAGTAGACAGCAACCAAAATCTCTATGATCTATTTGTGACACGCCAAAAAGAAACCACTGCCACCAGTGATTTTCAAGCCGCTGTAGCACGCTTTGCTGACAGGGCTGTTACGCCACTATTTCCAGCCAAACCAAAGAAAGGCATCATCATTGTGCTGGCTGCAGCCTTTGGCTTGGCTCTTGCCATTGTGCTCGCCTTAGTCAGCCAATCGCTAAATAATACTATTGAAAGCGCGAGTGGCATTGAAGACAAGTTACGTCTTACTCCGCTAGGGGTTATTCCTTTGGTTAAACGCTCTCGCTTTAATAAAGATAATTTGCCGCTAGAACAGTTCTTTGATGAGAAACAGCTTAACTTTAGTGAGGCGGTACGCAGCATTCGTACCTCAGTAATGCTGAACATGATGAACCAACAGCGTAAGCTTTTGTCGGTGACCTCATCGGTACCTAATGAAGGTAAAACCACAACCGCGCTCAACCTTGCGATTGCTATGGCCAGTATGGAGAAAACTCTGTTGATTGACGGTGATTTACGTAAACCCTCGTTGGGTGAACGCTTTAATCTTAACCGCGCTCATCCGGGCTTAAGTAACTTGTTAGTGATGGATGCTGAGTTAGATGATTGTGTTGTTCATCACGAGCGTTCTGGCCTTGATTTATTACCTGCGGGTATGCAAACCGCTAACCCTCAAGAGCTATTGGCAGGCTCAAAGTTTAAAGCACTTATCGAAGAGCTCAGCGAGCATTATGACAAAATTATTATCGATACCCCGCCAATTGCGGCGGTAAGTGATGCCTTGATTATTGGTCAAATCACCAAATCAAGCATTGTGGTTGTAAATGCTGGGCGCACCAAGGTAAATCAAATTGAACATACCTTGCAGCAGATGATTAATCACAAAGTAGTGGTCGATGGGGTTATCTTGAATCGAGTAAACGCCAAAAACGAAACACGTTATGGTTACTACCGTGAATACGGAGTAAGCGCATGA